TCCCCGACGCTGAGGATCGTGTTGGTCTTGAGCTTGCGTTCGCCGGGCAGCTCGACGACCACCCCCGGCAGCCCGCCGTGTGCGCCGGGGAACTGCGAGTAGGTCAGCTCTGCCGTCTTGAGGGTGTCCTCGATGAGCTGTTGGACGTCGCTGCGGTTCACGCGCGCGCCCCGCGTCGCGTGGGCCAGCGCCGGGCCCGCCGCGGCGCCCCCACCACCCGCATCCGCGCACCCCGAGCGGCGGCGAAGTCCTCGATCGCGCTGGTGTAGCTGGCCAGCTGGGCGTCCACGGTGCGCTCCCAGGAGAACGTCGCCGCGTGAGCGGCCGCGGCCCGGCGCATCGCCCACCCGCGCGGCCCCTCCCCCAACCGCAGCAGGTCGTCGATCGCGGTCGCCCACGCCTCGATGCCGTGCCCGGCGACCAGTGCCCCGGTGACACCGTCGCGCACCGCCACCGGCAGCCCGCCGACCGCCGCGGCGACCACCGGCGTGCCGCAGGCCTGCGCCTCCAGGGCCACCAGGCCGAACGATTCGGAGTAGCTGGGCACCGCCACCAGATCGGCCGCCCGGAACAAAGCCGCCAGATCCTCGCGGGACTGCGGCGGCAAGAAGGTCACCCGGTCACTGATACCCAGTTCCGCGGCCAGCCGAACCAGTCCGCCCGGCGCGGCGAGCCCACTGCTGCCCGACGGCCCGCCGGCCACCACCACGCGCACCCCGGGCAGCTTCGCGACGGCGCGCAGCAGGATGTCGGGCGCCTTGAGCGGCTGGATGCGACCGACGAAGGCCACGATCGGCTCGCCGGGCGAGAACCCCAACGCGGCCCGGGCCTGCGCCTTGTCGCCGGGGCGGAAGACCTCCAGGTCGACGCCCGGATGCGCCACGTCGATACGCGCCGGGTCGGCCCCGTGCAGCGCGACGAGTTGGTGGGCCTCGTCGTCGGTGTTGACGATCAGCCGGTCCGCCTCGTCGACGACCTGCTGCTCGCCGACGGTGCGCAGCGGCGGCTCGGGGCTGTCACCGGCGGCCAGGGCGGCGTTCTTGACCCCGGCCAGGGTGTGTGCGGTGTGCACCAGCGGCACCGCCCACCGATCCGCGGCCAGCCAGCCGACCTGACCGGACAGCCAGTAGTGCGAATGCACGACGTCGTAGTAGCCGGGCTCGTGGGCCGCCTCGGCACGCAGCACCGCGGCCGCGAACGCGCACAACTGGGTGGGCAGGTCGTTCTTGTCCAGGCCCTCGAACGGTCCGGCCACCACGTTGCGCACCAGTACGCCGGGCGCCACATGCTGCACCGGCGGATCGGCCGACGACGTGGCGCGGGTGAAGACCTCCACGGCCACCCCGCGGCGAGCCAGGTGCAGCGCGCTCTGCAGCACGTAGACGTTCATGCCGCCGGCATCGCCCGTACCGGGTTGGGCCAGCGGCGAGGTGTGCACCGACAGCACCGCTACCCGGTGCACATCGGATCCGACGCCACTCCCCACCCAGTCATCTTTACAGCTCCGGTCAGGCGGACGCTTCGGGGACCGCCCGGGCCACCGAGCCGCGGGAGCGGCGCATCGCCCCGACCGGATCGGCGTAGAGCCCGCCCAACGACACCGTCCCGGCCCCGGCCTCCTGGACCCGGTTGCCGAAAGCGGTGACCCGCAGCGTGCGGCCCGCCAGCACCGACCGCTGGGCGAAGGCCCGCTCCACCTCGGCCATGCCCTCCGGGTATTCGGTGAAGCCCTGGCCACCGACCACCAGGTCGTCGGGGTTGAGCACGTCGCGCAGCAGCGCGACGGCTTCGCCGAGGACCCGGGCACGTTCGGTCAGCAACGCGCTCGCCCGCTGGTCACCGGCCCGGGCCTCCCGCGCCAGGCCGGTCACCGCGGCCGAAGCCGCACCGTTGCCGTCGGGCAGGATCCGCAGCCGGCGTGCCGCGGCCAGCACCGCCTCGTCGCTGACGGTGGATTCGAGCTGTCCGGAATCGCCGAGCAGCTCCGAGGACACCGGCAGGCCGGCAATGGTGCCGGGACCGCTGGTCGGGCTGTGTACCCGCCCGCCGATCACCAGGGCGTAGCCCACGGTCTCGCGGGCGTAGACGTAGAGGCTGGTGGAGCTGGTCACCGTCGGTCGCCGCACTCCCAGCAGCAGTTCGGCGCCGGCCATGGCGTCGACGTGGGAGGCCACCGACACCGGCAGCCGCAGCTCGTCGGCCAGCACCGGTCCGACCGGGGCGGCCGTCCAGCCCAGCCGGGGGTGGTCGACGTAGCCGGTGGTGCCGTCCACCGCGCCACCGATGGCCACCCCGACCCACAGCGGGCGGCGCTTCTGCCAGCGGGTCAGGTACCGGCGCGCACTGGCGGCCAGGGCCGCCAGCGCCGGCGAGGCCCCGTTGGCCGGGGTCGGGGTCTCGACCACGTCCAGGGTGCGGCCGAGCAGGTCGGTGGCCACGATGCTGGTGGTCTTCGCCCCGATGTGCAGGCCCAACGCCAGGAACGGTTCGTGGTTGACCACCACAGGCCGGCGCGGGCGTCCGATCGCCCCGGAGGTCGCCAAATCAGCGCGCTCCAGCAGCAATCCGGCCTCCAGCAGCGCGCTGACCTGCCGGTTGACCGTGGCGACGCTCAGCGAGGTGGCGCCGGCGATGGCCTCGCGGGCGATCGGGCCGTGCTGGCGAACCGCGGAGAAGACCGCGGCGCCGGCGGTTTCGGGCAGCTGCAGGGCCGGCGGAACGACGCGCGGATGCGAGCGCACCCGGGCGGTCCGGTGGCTGGTGATGTGGGTGGTGAGAGAGGTGGTGCGCACGCTGTGTGTCCTTGCCTAGGAAGAGTCCGAATGGGGTCCGGTGACGCCTGCGACCCGGCGGGCTCCCTCAAGGAGTGGCTACTCGCAGCAGGTCAGGCGCGACGACATGCGCAACAACACGCGCCGGTGGCGACGAGACACACCGCTGTCAGATAGCGGGCACTGCGGTACATAACGGAGAAATGTAGCACGGTCACTAAAGTTGAGTCGATGAGCACACCCGCGCGACACCAGCGCGCCGGCCAACCGATCGCCGTGGTCACCGGCGCCAGCTCGGGTATCGGCGAGGCGACCGCGAGAACCCTTGCCGGACAAGGCTTTCACGTGGTCGCGGTAGCCCGGCGCGCCGACCGGATCTCCGCGCTGACGCAGGAGATCGGGGGCACCGCCGTTGCGGCGGACGTCACCGACCTGGCCGCGGTCGCCGAGCTGGCCGACGTGTGCGAGGGTCTCGCCGGTTCGGTCAACGTGCTGGTCAACAACGCCGGCGGGGCCAAGGGCCTGGCGCCGGTCAGCGACGCCGACCTCGAGCACTGGCGGTGGATGTGGGAGACCAACGTGCTGGGCACCCTTCAGGTGACCCGCGCCCTGCTGCCGAAGCTGATCGCCTCCGGCGACGGCCTGGTGGTCACCGTGACCTCCATCGCGGCATTCGAGATCTACGACGGCGGCGCCGGTTACACCTCGGCCAAGCACGCCCAGAGCGCGCTGCACCGCACGCTGCGCGGTGAGTTGTTGGGAAAACCGGTGCGGCTCACCGAGATCGCCCCGGGCATGGTGGAGACCGAGTTCTCGCTGGTGCGCTTCGACGGTGACCGCGAGCGCTCCGACGCGGTCTATGCCGGCCTGACTCCGCTGACGGCGGCCGACATCGCCGAGGTGATCGGGTTCGTCGCCTCCCGGCCCCCGCACGTCGACCTCGACCAGATCGTGATCCGCCCGCGCGACCAGGCCTCCGCAACGCGGGCTAACCGCCGGGCCGAGTAACAGACGTCGGCGGCGGCTGAGTCGTCGTCGGGGTGCCCGACAGTGTCGGCGCGTCGGTCGGGGTGGCCGGCGCGGTGCTGGGCAGTGAGGTCCGGGGCCGCCCTGGAGTCGACGAATCCGCCTGCAGCGCCGACATGGACACCCAGGTGTCCCAGTCCACCGCCCAGTCCCAGATATCGCCGTCGGCGTAGGACAGCTCGATCGAGCTGCCGGTCACCTCGACCGGGTCGCCGTAGATCGCGCTGTGGAAGTACTGCTCGGCGTCCTCGGTGGACAAGTTGATGCAGCCGTTGGTGACGTTGGTGTTGCCCTGGGCGCCGGAGCTGGCCGGGTTGGCGTGGATGAACTCGCCGTTGTTGGAGATGCGGACCGCCCAGCGCTCGTGGATGTTGCTGTAGCCGGCGGCCGGGTTGGACATGTAGAAGTCGGCGTACTTCTCGCTGACCACGTGGACGCCGTTGCGGGTGACGTTGCGCGGCTGGTCGCCTTCACCGTAGCTGCACGGGAAGTCCATGATCACGCCCTCGTCGCGGACCACCTGGATGCGGTGCGAGGAGACCTCGGCCTTCACCACCTGGCGCCGCCCGATCGAGAATTGCAGCGACATGTCCTGGGCGCCGTAGGCACCGTCGCCGAAGGCCACGCCGTACAGCTTGGCGTCGACGCTGACGGTGGTTCCGGCCGGGTAGTACTCGCGGCTGCGCCAGTGCACCCGGGCGCCCTGCACCTCATCGGGCAACCAGGCCCAGCCGCCCTCCACCGGCGGTTCGGTGGTGACCCGCAGGGCCCGCTCGACGGCCGCCTTGTCACTGATCGGCGCGTCGAACTGCAGGATCACCGGCGCCGCGACGCCGACCGTCTGCCCGTCGGCCAGCTGAAAACCGCCGTCGATGACGACTGCGGGCGTCACCGTGGTGATGGTGCCGGTGACCGGTACGGCGTTGCCGTCGTGGCCCACCACCGAGCCCGACCAGCTGTAGACGGCGTCGTAGCCCAGCGGCTCGGTGACGGTGTAGCGGGTGCGGTCCCGATTGAACGTTCCACTGAGCACCTTGCCGGCCGGGCTGGTCAGCGCCACCCGCTGAAACCAGCCGTCGGAGACGGTGACAGCGACGTCGGCGGTCGGCAGCACATCGGTCTGGCCGACCGGGGGTTCGAAGCTCAGGGCGGGCGCCGCCGGCGGCGTCTTGTCGGCACTGTTTCCGGCCCGGCTCAGACAGCCCGCCAGCGCCTGCGGCGCCAGCACCCCGGCCGCCAGCGCGGCCAACGCCCTTCGCCGGTTCAGGTTCACGCCATCCCAAGATACCGGGCAGGCCACCTGACCACCTGCGATGTTGGTTACAGCGCGCAACCGACGAGCACCGGCTCGGGGTGCAAGGTGATGCCGAACACCGCGCGCACCCCGTCGCGCACGGTGCGCGCCAACTCCAGCACGTCGGCGGTGCTGGCGCCACCCCGGTTGGTCAAAGCCAGCGCATGTTTGCCCGAAAGACGCACCGGCGCACCGTCATCGTCCGGATAGCCCTTGCCGAAACCGGCCCGCTCCACCAGCCAGCCGGCCGCCAGCTTCACCCCGTCGGGGCCGTCCCAGTGCGGAACCAGTCCGGTCTTCCGTTCGGCGATCTGCCGGTACACCTCCTGCGGCACAACCGGATTGGTGAAGAACGAGCCCACACTCCAGGTGTCGTGATCGCTCCCGTCGAGCACCATGCCCTTGGCGCTGCGCAGCTTGAGCACTGCGGCACGCACGGCTGCCGGGTCGGCGCGGTCGCCGTCGGCGGCGTGCAACGCGGTGGCCAGTTCGCCGTAGCGCAGCGGCGCGCTGCGCCCGGAGGCGTCCAGCTCGAATTCCACCTCGAGCACCACCGCCGCATCCGAGTACTTCAGCACGCTGGTGCGGTAGCCGAAGTTCAACTCGGCGCCCGCTGCCCAGCGCACGGTGCCGGTGCGACGGTCCAGCAGCAGCACCCGGGTCACGGTGTCGGCGACTTCCGCGCCGTAGGCCCCGACGTTCTGCACCGGGGTGGCGCCGGCCGAACCGGGGATACCCGACAGGCACTCCAGACCGCCCAGCCCCGCGGCGACGGCTCGTGCGACCACGTCGTCCCAGACCGCGCCGGCCTGGGCCCGCAGCACGTTGCCGTCGATCTCGATGCCGTCGTTGGCCAGCCGGACGACGGTCAGGTCAGTCAGGTCGTCGGCGATCACCACGTTGGAGCCACCCGAGAGCAGCAGCGGGCGGACCCCGGCCCGGTCGAGTTCGCCCAGGGTGGCCACGATCTGCTCGGCATCGATGCAGGTGATGACGCGCTGCGCGACCGGTCCGACCCGCAGCGTGGTCAACGGCGCCAGCGGCACCGCCTCGGCGACACGCGCGCCCGCGAACTCGGATCCGGCCACGGCCGGTAACGGTAGCCTGACCAGCTATGCCGCGTACATTCACGCTGTCCGAGCACTATCCGGGAAGCGTCGAGCAGGTCTATGCGGCATTCGCCGACGAGCAGTACTGGCTGGCCCGGCTGGCCGATTCCGGGGCCGACACGGTGACCCTGGACTCGATGACCGTCGGCGCCGACGGCGGTGTCGACGTGGCCACCACACAGGGCATTCACCGCGACAAGCTGCCGGCGCTGGCCGCCCAGTTCCACCCCGGCGACCTGGAGATGGCCCGCCACGAGAAGTGGCGTCCGGTCCGCGACGGGCGGGCCCACGCCGAGGTCACCGGCAGGATCGTCGGGGCGCCGGCGAAGCTGTCCGGGGACGCGGTGCTGGAACCGGCCACCGGCGGCTGTGCGCTGCGGCTGACCGCGACGGTGCGGGTCGACATCCCGCTGGTGGGCGGCAAGATCGAGAACTTCATCGGCACCCAGCTGACTGAGCTGATGACCGCCGAGCAACGGTTCACCGCGATGTGGCTGCAGCGAGGCGGCGCTGAGCGACCGGAATAGGCTGAACCCATGCGGATAGCGTGTGCGCAGATCCTCAGCGGGACCGACCCGGCCGCCAACCTGGAGTTGGTCGCCGAACACACCGAGCGCGCCGCCGCCCAGGGCGCGCGCCTGGTGGTTTTCCCGGAGGC
This is a stretch of genomic DNA from Mycolicibacter terrae. It encodes these proteins:
- the mshA gene encoding D-inositol-3-phosphate glycosyltransferase, yielding MRSGRCAAPAARWPGRSPKRPPDRSCKDDWVGSGVGSDVHRVAVLSVHTSPLAQPGTGDAGGMNVYVLQSALHLARRGVAVEVFTRATSSADPPVQHVAPGVLVRNVVAGPFEGLDKNDLPTQLCAFAAAVLRAEAAHEPGYYDVVHSHYWLSGQVGWLAADRWAVPLVHTAHTLAGVKNAALAAGDSPEPPLRTVGEQQVVDEADRLIVNTDDEAHQLVALHGADPARIDVAHPGVDLEVFRPGDKAQARAALGFSPGEPIVAFVGRIQPLKAPDILLRAVAKLPGVRVVVAGGPSGSSGLAAPGGLVRLAAELGISDRVTFLPPQSREDLAALFRAADLVAVPSYSESFGLVALEAQACGTPVVAAAVGGLPVAVRDGVTGALVAGHGIEAWATAIDDLLRLGEGPRGWAMRRAAAAHAATFSWERTVDAQLASYTSAIEDFAAARGARMRVVGAPRRARRWPTRRGARA
- a CDS encoding ROK family protein encodes the protein MRTTSLTTHITSHRTARVRSHPRVVPPALQLPETAGAAVFSAVRQHGPIAREAIAGATSLSVATVNRQVSALLEAGLLLERADLATSGAIGRPRRPVVVNHEPFLALGLHIGAKTTSIVATDLLGRTLDVVETPTPANGASPALAALAASARRYLTRWQKRRPLWVGVAIGGAVDGTTGYVDHPRLGWTAAPVGPVLADELRLPVSVASHVDAMAGAELLLGVRRPTVTSSTSLYVYARETVGYALVIGGRVHSPTSGPGTIAGLPVSSELLGDSGQLESTVSDEAVLAAARRLRILPDGNGAASAAVTGLAREARAGDQRASALLTERARVLGEAVALLRDVLNPDDLVVGGQGFTEYPEGMAEVERAFAQRSVLAGRTLRVTAFGNRVQEAGAGTVSLGGLYADPVGAMRRSRGSVARAVPEASA
- a CDS encoding SDR family NAD(P)-dependent oxidoreductase; translation: MSTPARHQRAGQPIAVVTGASSGIGEATARTLAGQGFHVVAVARRADRISALTQEIGGTAVAADVTDLAAVAELADVCEGLAGSVNVLVNNAGGAKGLAPVSDADLEHWRWMWETNVLGTLQVTRALLPKLIASGDGLVVTVTSIAAFEIYDGGAGYTSAKHAQSALHRTLRGELLGKPVRLTEIAPGMVETEFSLVRFDGDRERSDAVYAGLTPLTAADIAEVIGFVASRPPHVDLDQIVIRPRDQASATRANRRAE
- a CDS encoding L,D-transpeptidase encodes the protein MAGGQVACPVSWDGVNLNRRRALAALAAGVLAPQALAGCLSRAGNSADKTPPAAPALSFEPPVGQTDVLPTADVAVTVSDGWFQRVALTSPAGKVLSGTFNRDRTRYTVTEPLGYDAVYSWSGSVVGHDGNAVPVTGTITTVTPAVVIDGGFQLADGQTVGVAAPVILQFDAPISDKAAVERALRVTTEPPVEGGWAWLPDEVQGARVHWRSREYYPAGTTVSVDAKLYGVAFGDGAYGAQDMSLQFSIGRRQVVKAEVSSHRIQVVRDEGVIMDFPCSYGEGDQPRNVTRNGVHVVSEKYADFYMSNPAAGYSNIHERWAVRISNNGEFIHANPASSGAQGNTNVTNGCINLSTEDAEQYFHSAIYGDPVEVTGSSIELSYADGDIWDWAVDWDTWVSMSALQADSSTPGRPRTSLPSTAPATPTDAPTLSGTPTTTQPPPTSVTRPGG
- a CDS encoding UDP-N-acetylmuramate dehydrogenase, which produces MAGSEFAGARVAEAVPLAPLTTLRVGPVAQRVITCIDAEQIVATLGELDRAGVRPLLLSGGSNVVIADDLTDLTVVRLANDGIEIDGNVLRAQAGAVWDDVVARAVAAGLGGLECLSGIPGSAGATPVQNVGAYGAEVADTVTRVLLLDRRTGTVRWAAGAELNFGYRTSVLKYSDAAVVLEVEFELDASGRSAPLRYGELATALHAADGDRADPAAVRAAVLKLRSAKGMVLDGSDHDTWSVGSFFTNPVVPQEVYRQIAERKTGLVPHWDGPDGVKLAAGWLVERAGFGKGYPDDDGAPVRLSGKHALALTNRGGASTADVLELARTVRDGVRAVFGITLHPEPVLVGCAL
- a CDS encoding DUF2505 domain-containing protein, with the protein product MPRTFTLSEHYPGSVEQVYAAFADEQYWLARLADSGADTVTLDSMTVGADGGVDVATTQGIHRDKLPALAAQFHPGDLEMARHEKWRPVRDGRAHAEVTGRIVGAPAKLSGDAVLEPATGGCALRLTATVRVDIPLVGGKIENFIGTQLTELMTAEQRFTAMWLQRGGAERPE